The following DNA comes from Terriglobia bacterium.
TCTCCATCTCTCTCTCGACGAGCAGATCGAGCTTTTCTATCAAAATGCCTATCTGGCGGAGTGCAATGATGTCATGGCGCAAATGTACGGCTTTCCCACCGCGCAGGAGATAGTTGGCGCTCGACTCTGTGATTTGCTCCCGAGGTCTGAAGCGCGGAATGTCGAAACCCTTCGACACTTCATCCGATCCCGCTACCGGTTGAACGAGGCGGAGACCCTGGAACTCACCAAGGAGGGGGAACCCCGGAATTTCCTCAATAATCTTGTGGGAATCATCGAGCAGGGATCCCTGGTGCGCGCCTGGGGAACCCAGCGCGACATTACGGCCCAAAAGCAGGCGGAAGAAGCCCTGCGAGAGAGTGAAGAACGATATCGGCGGCTTGTGGAGCTTTCCCCTGAAGCCATTGTGGTTCACTGCGAAGGAATATTCGTTTTTGTGAACTCCGCCGCCATGCAGCTCTTCGGAGCCGCCCAACCAGAGGATCTTATTGGCACGCCGATCCTCGACCGGGTGCACCCGGAACATCGAGTTGTCGTCGCGACGAGGATCGGAAAGTTGGTGGGATCGAAGGAGCCGGTTCCATTGATTGAAGAAAAGTTTCTGCGGCTCGATGGGTCCGTCATCGATGTCGAGGTCACCGCCATCCCGTTCGTCTACCGGAATAAACCGGCCGCGCAGGTTGCCATCCGGGACATCACCGCACGGAAACGCGCCGAGGAATCGGAACGAAGGCTGCTCCGGGCCGTGGAACAGACCGATGAAGTGATTTTCATGACCGGGCTTGACGGCACGATCTCCTATGTGAATCCCGCCTTTGAGAAGATCTATGGCTTCTCCTCGGTGGAGGCGATTGGCAAAACGCCCCGTATCATCAAAAGCGGTTTCCTGAGCCAACAATACTACGAGCAATTCTGGAAGACCCTTCTCTCGGGCAAGAGTATTCGGGGGGAAGTGACCAACCGGACGAAGGACGGCGAATTGGTGACGGTCGAGACTTCAGTGAACCCGGTGGTCAATCCCGAGGGAACGATGATCGGTTTCATCTCGGTCCAGGAAGACGTGACCGAGCGGAAGCTGCTGGAGAATCAGCTCCGGCAGGCCCAGAAGATGGAAGCCGTAGGAAGACTGGCGGGCGGCGTCGCCCACGATTTCAATAACCTGCTGACCGCCATCGCCGGATACTCCGACTTGATGCTTATGCGTCTTCCCCTGGGCGATTCCCTTCGGCGCCACGCCGAGGAGATCAAGAAGGCCTCAGACCGGGCGGCGTCGCTGACCCAACAACTCCTGGCGTTCAGCCGCAAGCAGGTGTTACAGCCCAAACTGCTCGATTTGAATTCAGTGGTCTCGGACATGGACAAGATGCTCCGCCGGCTGATCGGGGAGGACATCGAACTGGTGACCCTGCGCTCTCACGACCTGGGAAAAACCAAGGCGGATCCGGGCCAGGTGGCGCAGGTTCTCATGAATCTGGCGGTCAATGCCCGCGACGCCATGCCCAAAGGCGGGAAACTGATCATCGAAACCGCGAACGAGGATATCGATGAAGCCTACGCCAGCCGGAATCCGGGAATGCATGCGGGATCCTATGTGATGTTAGGCGTCAGTGATACCGGCAGCGGCATGGATCCTGACACACAGAAGCATCTGTTTGAACCCTTTTTTACGACGAAGGAGCTGGGCAAGGGGACCGGGCTCGGACTGTCGACCGTCTATGGAATCGTCAAACAGAGCGGCGGCTATATCTGGGTCCATAGTGAGGTGGGAAAAGGGAGCGCATTCAAGGTCTACCTGCCGCGGCATGAGGAAGGCGGAAAGGCCTCTCAGATGAAAGCGGAGCAAGCGGCCCTGCTCCAGGGGACAGAGACCATCCTGCTGGTTGAGGACGAAGACGGGGTCCGCGACCTCGTTCGGGATATCCTCCAGATGAACGGCTACACCGTCTTGGAAGCCTCGGCGGGAGAAGAAGCCCTCCAGCGCTGCAAGCAACACAACGATGTCATCCACCTGGTGCTGACCGATGTCGTGATGCCGTTGATGAGCGGCCGCGAACTGGCCGAGCGGATTGTTCCCCTCAAGCCCGGGATCAAAGTCCTTTACATGTCGGGCTACACGGATGACACCATCCTGCATCATGGCCCCCTGGGAGCAGATATGGCGTTCCTCCAAAAACCCTTTACGCCGGAAATCCTGGCTCGCAAGGTGCGCGAGGTGTTGGATGGAGGCGGTCGAGACTCGAAACCTAATATCTAGACCTTCGCCGCCATCCCGCGCGGAGATTTCATTGTTCGGATGAAGCGATCAGGCTGCGAGATTCGATTCTGCTGCGAAAGCCCCGAGGCTCAACCGGCGGAGAGGAAACCGCCATGAGATAACCTGCACTGCCTTTCCATGGTGTGGAGATCCGTTCTGGATCTCCTGAACAATGCCGCTTTCAAGAATAGGGGATTTTTCAGGGAATTGAATGCAGAGATACGGCCGCAATCTTCTTCGATCTCAGTTGTTTTCTTAAGCGGACACTTCGAGAAGCACCTATTAAACGCGTGCGGGGCAGGCATCCGGAGAGCATTGCGGTTGGATTTGGGAGAGGTTTTATGCGAAGGATGATGAGGCTGGCAGCAATGGCAATATGGTTGCCGGTTTTGTGTGCGATCCCCACACAGGCGAAGGATCTGAGCGGACAAGTAAAGAAAGCTGTGAAAAAAAGCACCCTCGATCAACGGGGGACCAGACCCTTCCACCTGAAGGCGGAGTATGCTCCGACCCTGGAGCGCGACAAGGACTCGAACCGCGCTGGCAAATAGAGATCTGGTGGGAGTCGCCCACCAAGTGGCGACGCGAGGTGCAGTCGCCCGGGTTCCATCAGATCATGATTGTGGACGGCCCGCGCCAGTGGCAGAGAAATGAGGGGGATTACTTTCCGGACTGGCTGCACCAGCTTGTGGCGGCAATCGTCCGGCCCGTGCCGCTGACGATGGATGTGCTGGCCGGGCGCGTGAAAACGGCTGAGGTGCGCCACCTGTCGGGCCAGACGAATATCACCTGGGACCCGGACGCCGGATGGGGAGACGCGCAAAGTAATGGCAATGGCCACCTAGCGCTGATGGACCAGACAGGACTGCTGCTCTACACAGGCGGGCTTGGATGGAACGGGCAGTATCACGACTTCAAGAACTTTCACGGACGGATGGTCGCCTTCACGGTGGCCTCAGGCTATGTGGAAGTGACTGCTAAGGTGAGCGTTCTCGAAGACCTGGGAGCCATGCCGAGTGGGTTCTTTGACGCAAGTGCGCCGGGCGGAGACGCACAGCCGATCCAGACCATCGTGTTGGATGAAGCCGAGTTGCGCAAGAACCTGCTGACGGAACCGCCCTTCGTGTGGCCGACGGTGACCGACGGTCCGTTCGAGGGCGTCGTGTGGACCGAGGTAGTGCTGGACCGGACGGGCAAGGTTCGGGAGATGATTCCCCCCATTGCCGACAATCCGGGTGTGAGGGAGGCAGCCGAGCAGGGCTTTCGAGCGATGCAATTCCAGCCTTTTTTGCGCAATGGGATTCCGGTGCAGGCGACAGGGCAGCTGAAGGTGCACTTCAAAACGGCGCGTCCGCCGAGTGTGGAGGCCTTCGACAGTGCACGAGACTACTTTGAGCACGGACGGAAGGCCAGTTGCCTGGGGGCGGCGGCTAAGGCCCCCTACGTATTGCGCGCGGAGTTCCAGGCGGGCCACACTCAAGGGACGATCGACACCGGACGCTACGAGGACACGTGGATCAGCGACACGGTGTGGAAGCGCGAGGCGTGGTTTGGCAAAAGTCATCTGGTGCGCTCACAGCTCGGGGAAAAGCGCTACGTGCTGGCCGAGGGCCCGGAAGCGGGCCTGCTGCGACTGGTCATGATGATTGTGGAGCCGATTCCGGCGGCCGATACAATGACCGAGTCCGACTGGAGAATCCGGCGTGAGACTGTCGACGGCGTGAAGACAATTCGAGTTTCCCGGGGGTCAGAGGGTCTCAACGGGGAGCTGGAGCCGGGGAATTCGCAAGGGTACTGGTTTGACGAGAGCGGCCAGTTGGTAAAGAGCTACACGGCAGGCCTTGAGATTCTCCCCTTGTCCATGGAAACTTACGAGGGGACCCAGGTGGCGAGGCGTATCGACGCGTTGAAGGATGGCAAGCTGGGCATGCGGTTCCTTGTGAAGGAGATTGGCCCGGCGGATCCGGCAGCGTCGAAAAGTTTCAAACTGAAAGGCCACGAGTGGCTGCGCGCCTTCACCTCCGAAGTGCGGTAAGGGCGCATTGAGTCCTCGTCTCGTGGGCCGAAGATGATGGCAATCATATCACCGGGGTGGAAAGATGAATCGATCCAATCTTAGCCATCATTCGGGGAGACACACAACATGAGAGCTGGCATCCTGCTCTTGTTGCTTCCTGGTATCTCGTTTCCGGCACTGGCCATTGCACAGACGACTCACCCCGCAAAGCCGCCTAAGGTCGATACCCAACACGTCACGCCGGCGAACAACGCGTCTATCGTCAGGTTTTATTCCACGGGCGAAGACGAGGGTTCCCAAGCCGGCAGATGGTCTGCTCCTGGACCGCTTCATGTCATTTACAGCATTGGTACCCATGTCGAGATCCCAAAGGAGCGGGGGCAGTTCGCTCAATCGGAACAACCTCTAACACAAGACGACTTTTCGGATATCCAATTGGCCGATGACCGGCGACAAAGGGCCCTCTTGAGGGTTTCCGCAATCTGCATTTCCCATTGTAAGGGGGACCCCTGGCACGGTTTGATCGCGTTAAAGGCCCATTGAACTACAGTTCTCAGTTCGGGTTGAGGTCTACGCGGAGGGGAGTTCTGCCGTTGAATTTGCAGACTGCGGAGACCCTCTCCATCCTTCTCCGAAATTTAGTCCCACCAATAATCCCCAGGTAAATGCACCAGCGTGCGGTCATGACCACGCGCCCATGTCCCATTCTGGACAGACAGACCATTTTCTTGAGATGTAGTCTGTTGTGAGTGGTTGTTACGACCGTGAGGATTACAGTGAGATTCTCATGGTCTGTTTCTCACAATCATTTCATAACTTTTAACGAGGATGAATAGGGACAGCACCTTGTCTCTGAATACAAAATGGAACTCACACCATCTCTTCAGGTTTGGCTCATGTTTGGAAATAGGTGGTTGTCTCCACTTTTCGAGGGACAGCAGTTGAAGGGCGCTTTTCAGGGAGTAAAGGGTACCAAGGGTGTGGCCAAGGGCATCGCGGGAATCGTCTCCGTGCGGCCGTACAGACGATTCGTGGTGATCCCGTTCGATTCGAAGGCTGAGCGCTTTTCGTTGATTCAGACCTGGCTCCTATCTTGCGCACGCCTGCCATCCCGGTCGGGCTGTGGGGCAAAGCGAGCGGACGTTCATGCGGCCCAACCACTCATTCGAGCGGACAGCGTCGGCTCTTTTCTCCGTCGCGCCGCTTGACTGCTGGTCGGGGTGAGACAGACAAGCATCGCGCCTTCGGTCGTGGGCAGGCACTGCTGCTCAACTCCGGCATGAGGTGCGATCAGATTCCGTTCGGGGAGATACTATGATAGAGATCCTGGGATTAATTCTGGCTATTTTGGCATTAGCGATAGGGGTATTTCATGTGCGCGAAATAGAGAAGGCCGCAAAGGAAGTGAGACTCCAAGGAGAGAAGGCGCGAGACCACACCATTGCATTAAAGGAGGTCAAGGAATCCATTTCGACACGGTATATAGGGATGTTTCCAGAGTACTATGCAGAGATTGTTTCTCTTCTCGAACGTGCAAAACAGGAAATAATCATTTTTTGTGATTTCCCTAGCTATGGCAGTTTCTCAGATCCTCGCTATTGGCTCCTCTATCGCCAAGCCATCGAGCGAAAGTCTGTGAACGGGGTCAAAATTGAGCTAACGTGCTTGAATAAGAGTCTTCGATCTGTTTGTCTCGAGGAACAGTTTTTTGAAGGGTGTCATGACTGGAATATCTGGAAACAGACGCCTATTAACAAGAATCGGCTCCAGTCACTACTTGATTCACATCGCGGATCGCCGGGTATTGTTGAGTTATCAAAGGAACAGTTCCTAAAAATGCTTGAAGCTGACGAGCAGCAGGCATTGAATGAAACATTTGCGAATGCAACAATCAGCGCCATTGATAGTAACGCTTCTTTGTACTTCTGGCTTATTGACAAAAATAGCGCAGTCTTTGCCATCCCAAGTGTAGCTGAAAGAGAATACGGATTTTCTACCATTGACCAAAAGCTCATATCAGCATTCATAGACATGCGCGACCGCTATCATCGGGATGCCGCGACGAGCCCCTAACAAACCGTTCGACCGGAGGGGGCAAGGCGAGTTTCGTAGCTCCGGCCAGTGCTACGTTGCGCGCCCGGTCAACCGGGGCGTTCGGCTTTGAAGGAAAGAGGTGATGCTGCGGTCGGATGATTACGTACAAGGGTGGAGTTGATCAGCGAACACTGTAGTGGAAAACCTATGAAAGGAGATCGAACATGAAGATCAAAGAACTCAGGAAGATGTTGAAAGATGAGAATGCGCGGTGGACCCTGCCAACGGATATAGCCGATGAGACCGAGATGGAAGCGATTTCGCAGCCGTTCTCATTGGGCGGACTGCCCCCAGCGCCTGGTGCTCTGACGGCACGATTACCCCGAATGCGCAGAGCCGCTGAAGCCGCTTTCGCCCTGTGGCAGCCCAATACGCATCGTCTGACGCGGCCGACCGTCAAGGCCCTCCCGCAATCTTGGGATTGGCGAAATGTCCAGGGACATAACTGGGTCTCGTCCCCCAAGAATCAGGGCGGCTGTGGGTCCTGCGTCGCCTTCGGTGTGGCCGCCGCCCTGGAATCTCACCAGCGCATTGAGATGAGTCAAGCCAACCTAGTTATAGACACCTCCGAGGCAAACTTATTTTTTGTCAACGAACGCCAGTGCCTCCCCGGCGAGCCAAGATACGGGTGGTCCATACCGCCGGCCCTCGACTATTTGGTTGATCAAGGGTCCTGCCTTGAAGAGAACTACCCCTACCGGGACGTCGATCAGAACGCCGAATTAGTCTTGGGCACGGAGCGCACGTTGAAGATCACCGGATATGACTCCACGAGCCAGACCAGCCAGATGAAGCGGTGGCTGTGTGAGGATGGTCCGCTGGTCACGGGATTCACGGTCTATCAGGACTTCGATGTGTATTGGGGCGGAGGGGCGAACGGCGTGTACACTCATCACACTGGCAATGTGCGTGGCGGACACGTCGTCGGCGTGATCGGTTATGACGACACTCAGTCATGCTGGATCTGCAAGAATAGCTGGGGCCCGACGCGCGGAAATGATGGCTGTTTTCGAATCGGATACGGTCAATGCGGTATTGACGGCAGGATGTACCTGATTCAGGACGTGTACGATGTCATTACCCGCGATGAGATCGCGTACAATCCGCGAACCCTGAGGATCGTTGATGAGGGGGCGAAAGGCTGGCTGCTCACTGATGGTGTCAGCCGTATGAAGATGCTCGACAACAAGGAAGACGCCCGTAATGCCATGATGGTCGCTCGCAGATATACGCGACAAGGATTCGTGGGACGCGACAACTCCAGACAGAATCGAATTGATTACATTACGGAGTACTGGGCTGGGAGCAGCGGATTACCGTACGAGCCACTTACCAAGGTCGATGCCATTCCATACAATCCCACCAAAGTCGTCGCCGAGGATATTGATGCCGACGGCTGGCGGCTCAAGGAAGGGAACAACTGGATGCTGCTGGCTCACGATCTCAACGATGCGCTGGCCGTCCTGCGAGTAGTGGAGCGCTACACAAAGATGTGTTTCATTGGAAGGAACAACCATCGCCCGAACAGGAAGTCCTACATCATGACCTATTGGGAGTGAGCCGTTGTGCCTTCCCGCAATGACGCCCAACAAGCGCATACTAATGAAAACTGGCAGATCCTATGATGCTCAGGACGACTCGCGAGAGCGGGTCGTCCCGCCGCGGCGGGCTCCTTGGAACGACAGAAAATCGAGGGAAATCGAGGAAAATCGAGTGTCAGGTCTCTGCATATGGCAATTGGTCAAGAAAGTTTGCTGTCTTGACAATGAGGAAACACCATTTCACGATTGCAGAGACCTGACACGAATCTTCTGACACGAATCTTCAGCACGTGTGCTTTGCAGGGATGTAAGTTGTCCAGTCTTCCTTCAGCAAGTCGCACGCGAGTGTGGTTTCACGAGTGACAAGCCGCAAGAGCTGTAGAGGAGGTTGCATATGACTACCGCCAGTCTTCCCATGGGAGCGTTCCCTGCACAGCAGGGTGTGAGCTTTCGGACCTGGGCCCCCTTCGCGAGCCGGGTCTATGTGGAAGGCGATTTCAATAGCTGGTCGAAAACTGCCACTGCACTCAAAAGCGAGGGAAGTGGGTACTGGTCGATAACTGTGATCAACGCAAAGGTGGCTGATGAATACAAATTTGTGGTCGCGAACCGAGATACCGGAGAGGTTCTCGAGAAAAACGACCCGTATGCCCGTGAGGTTACGAACTCTGTGGGAAATAGCGTCGTGGCGGATCCGAACTTCAACTGGACCGCCACGGGCTACGTGACTCCGCCCTGGAATGAGATGGTTGTCTACGAAGTGCACGTGGGATCGTTCACGGTCGATCAAAGCACCCCGGTCAAAAGAGGAACATTTCGCAGTCTCGCGACCAAGCTGCCCTATCTGCGAGACCTGGGGGTCAATGCCATCGAAGTGATGCCCTCCGGCGAGTTCCCAATGGACGTATCGTTGGGCTATAACGTGGCGTACCCGTTCGCGATTGAAAGCTCCTACGGAGGCCCCAACGGCTTTCGCCAGTTCATCGATGCAGCTCATCAATACGGGATCGCGGTCATTCTGGATGTGGTGTACAACCACTTCGGCCCCTCCGATCTGGACGGAGGCCTGCGCCGCTTTGATGGTTGGTCAGAGGACAACGGCGACGGGATTTATTTCTACAACGATTGGCGTCGCGTGACCGAATGGGGCCCGCGCCCGGATTACGGTCGTCCCGAGGTGAGACAATACATCAAAGAGAACGCCCAACGTTGGTGCGAGACGCGGTACGTGGATGGATTGCGTTGGGACGCCACGAACACCATTCGCAACGTCTACGCCGACAACAATGATCCCGATCATGACCTGGCCGATGGCTGGAGACTGATGCAGGAGATCAACGATTCCCTGGCGGCGCAGCCCCTGTGGAACATGAAAATCAGCATCGCTGAGGATATGAAGGACAATGAGTGGCTCACGAAACACACTCGCGATGGAGGAGCCGGTTTCGACTCGCAGTGGGATGCGTCCTTCGTCCATTCGGTCCGGCAATCCGTCATCACCGCACGCGACGAAGACCGCGACATGAACAGTGTCGGTAATGCACTGATGCATCGTTATAACGGGGACGTTTTCGAAAGGGTCGTCTATTCGGAGTCCCATGACGAGGTCATGAGCGGGAAAGCTCGCGTCCCCGAAGACATTTGGCCGGGCAATGCCGGAAGTTGGTACTCACAGAAGCGCTCCACCTTGGCGGCAACGTTGGTGCTCACCGCACCGGGTATTCCGATGATCTTTCAAGGCCAGGAGTTTATGGAAGACGGGTGGTTTCAAGACAGCAAGCCGCTCGACTGGAGCAAGCAGTGGAAGTATGCGGGCATCCTGAACCTCTATCGCGACCTGATACATCTGCGCCGCAACTGGTTCGACAACACCCGGGGGTTGCGCAGCCAATCGATCAACGTTTTCCACATAAACAATTCGGACAAGCTCATTGCGTTCCACCGCTGGGGGAATGGCGGTTCGCACGATGACGTGATCGTGGTCGCAAATTTCGCCAATCGCTCGTATGACTGTTATAACCTGGGTTTGCCACGCGAGGGTCTGTGGAGGGTGCGGTTCAACAGCGACTGGGGTGGCTACAGTGCGGATTTCGGAAATCATCCTAGCTATGACATCACGGCTCGCCCCGGCTCCATGGACGGACTTCCGTACAACGGTGGTGTCTCTATTGGACCGTACACGGCGGTGATTCTTTCGCAGGGTTGAGAATCGACTGGAATGGCATTGGTCGAACATGAATGGGGTGCGGGAGGGATGCCCGTCGCCCGGCACACTCGCCAGTGCCCCTGTCTACGCTTGGGTTGAGTTGCTTCACGGCGGCCAAGGCAAGCGGCCACGTCTCCCTGGCGGGACTTGGACTGGGATGAAGGCAAGGGAACTTTGGATTCCTCGCTGGAACAATCCCAAAACAATATTTATTTGTTCCATTGACCGGAACGACTCAATGTGACTACCGTAAGCCATGGATTGTGGGGAGGCGGCCAACCTAGTTCTCCTGGAGGCGGCAAGGGATTTTATCCTTGGACGCGTAGCTGTCGGGAGACTTTTTTGAAAGGTTTAGATAAGAACATTCACGCCCGATGACAAGGGCGGACCTTTGGATTTGCCCCTTGCCGGTGTTCTCTTCCAAAGGACAAACCTTTCCCCTTAGAAGCCGCTTCCTCCAACTTGAGTAGTTTGCCTGACTATCCTCCTATCATCGAAGGCAGGCAAAGGCACCTACCAGAAGGTTTCCTTTCCCTTGGGTGGAGACCATCATGTCGTTGCTGTTCCCCTCGAAGTCTTTCATTCATTCTCGCCAGTGGGGCGAAGCTCCGCTGAGTCCAAGCACATCTATAACGCGGTAAGTCCGGAAAGGAGTTCACTCTGTGTATGTAACGCTTCGGGTGCTGCATAAAGTTGCGCGGGCACTACATCATCGACAACCATCGACCGCCGAGTCTGAAGAACTCATAACGGCTACTGAAGAACTCGGTGTCAAACTGGCAGCACTCCATCCCCACGTCGAGGATTTGGAGTTGATGCGTTATTTTGCTGTCGAGGTCCCAAACCTGTCCGTCGCTGAGAGGGTGATCAAACGACTCCAGCAATGCAAGGCGATTGATGCAGCTTATGTCAAACCGCCGGATGAATTACCTTGAGGCAAGGTTTCCCGGCAAACTGAGGAGGTAGTGTTATGCCAAAACGGAAAAGAAAATCAGCTAAGAAACAAGTGGCAGCGATCAAGTTCGAAACCGCAGGGCGGGAGCTGGTCGTCATCGCTCGAGCGGAGGCTGGATTGCGCGCAAGCGCTGCGGGACTGGCCTCGGTGGCCGAACTGGATGTCAGTCCCCTGGCCCAGATCCTGGCCAGCGAGGGAGCAACCATGCGACCGCTGTTTGGCGTGAGTGAGGATCGGATTGCTCACGAGATCATGGCGATGCCATCGGCGGCCTATGCGGAAATCCCCGACCTCTCGGTCTATTACCGGGTTGACGCACCCGAGTCAAAGCTGGATCGTCTAGCTGCGAAGCTTAGAAAGTCGAAGTTTGTTACCGCAGCTTATGTCAAGCCGCCGGCAGAGCCGGCCCAATTTCAACTGTCCATAGCGGCTGCACCGGAAGAGGCACCCCCCAGCAGTCCTGATTTCACCTCCCGCCAGCAGTATCTGGATGCGGCGCCAGTGGGCATTGACGCCCAGTATGCCTGGACTCAGCCGGGTGGCGGAGGGGCAGGGGTTAAAATCATTGATGTAGAGGGTGCCTGGAATTTCTCGCATGAGGACTTGTTGTTGAATCAGGGCGGAGTCGTCGGGGGCACCCCAACCACGGACCCTCACTGGCGAAACCACGGCACTGCAGTGGCCGGGGAGTTTAGTGGAGACCGGAATACGTTTGGCATCACAGGGATTTGTCCGGACGCCAATTTGCGGGCGATATCCGTCTTTGGGGGCTCGGCATGGGGATCAGCCCCTGCCATCCGCCAGGCCGCTACCATGCTCGGTCCGGGCGACATCATCCTGATCGAACTCCATCGTGGCGGACCGCGTGCCACGGGGAGCGGGCAGTTCGGTTATATAGCAATCGAGTGGTGGCCCGACGATTTCGCGGCAATACAGTTTGCGACGAGCAAAGGTGTGATTGTCGTGGAAGCTGCCGGGAATGGTGAGCAGAACCTGGATGATCCGGTCTACAATAATCCAGCCGCTGGTTTTCCGTCCGATTGGACCAACCCGTTTAACCGTGCCAACCGCGATTCCGGAGCGATTCTGGCCGGGGCCGGCAATCCTCCCGTTGGGACGCATGGCCGCAATACGGAACCAATTTACGGCCAGCCCTATGTTGACCGGGCACGCTGTTCTTTCTCGAATTACGGCACCGCCGTTGACGTCCAGGGCTGGGGCTGGGAAGTGACTTCCACCGGCTATGGCGACCTGCAAGGCGGCTCGAACGAGAACCTTTACTACACAGACACCTTCAGCGGCACCTCCAGCGCGTCGCCGATCATCGTGGGCACGCTGGGTTGCGTTCAGGGCTGGCGCCGGGCAACCGGGGCGACCCCGTGGACCCCTGCCCAGGCTCGGAATTATCTCCGCACCACGGGTTCACCCCAACAGGCTGCCCCGAGCCGCCCCGTGAGCCAACGCGTCGGAAATCGACCGGACTTGCGACAGCTGATCAAGCCAGTGATCATCTGCGCACCTGCCCCGAAGCCCTGCGTTCCTGCTCCGATCATCTGCAAGGTTGCCCCGAAGCCCTGCCCTCCTGCTCCGATCATCTGCAAGGTTGCCCCGAAGCCCTGCCCTCCTGCTCCGATCATCTGCAAGCTCGGTCCGAAGCCCTGCCCAGTCGCGCCGAAATTGTGCCCTCCGGCCCCGATAGTCTGCGCAGCTGGCCCGAAGTCATGTCCAACTGCACCGAAGCTTATCTGTCCACCTGCACCCAAGCTTGTGTGTCCTCCTGCACCATTGGCTTCCTGTCCGCCCGCCCCCAAGGGAGGCTGTATAGGAGGACCGATGATCGTGGACCCGATTGACATCAAGGACGTTCGAGAGATCAAAAAAGGCCCCCGCAAGAGGAGGAAGTAGGCAAAGTAGGACTCAGATTGCGGGACTCCATCACGATTCAGCACCGGGGTCCCGCAATCGGCAGGCAAATTATGACCACCCATTCGAACGCAGTTCTCTATTTTCCCCTGAAGTTAAGCGCTCAAGGACCGGATTGCACCTTTTACAATCCGGCTACCGGTCGTGTGCACAAGGTCAGTCAGTCAGCCGGTCGAGTGTTGAACCTCTGCGATGGGGAACGGACCTGGGATGAGATGCTGGCA
Coding sequences within:
- a CDS encoding energy transducer TonB, with the translated sequence MIVDGPRQWQRNEGDYFPDWLHQLVAAIVRPVPLTMDVLAGRVKTAEVRHLSGQTNITWDPDAGWGDAQSNGNGHLALMDQTGLLLYTGGLGWNGQYHDFKNFHGRMVAFTVASGYVEVTAKVSVLEDLGAMPSGFFDASAPGGDAQPIQTIVLDEAELRKNLLTEPPFVWPTVTDGPFEGVVWTEVVLDRTGKVREMIPPIADNPGVREAAEQGFRAMQFQPFLRNGIPVQATGQLKVHFKTARPPSVEAFDSARDYFEHGRKASCLGAAAKAPYVLRAEFQAGHTQGTIDTGRYEDTWISDTVWKREAWFGKSHLVRSQLGEKRYVLAEGPEAGLLRLVMMIVEPIPAADTMTESDWRIRRETVDGVKTIRVSRGSEGLNGELEPGNSQGYWFDESGQLVKSYTAGLEILPLSMETYEGTQVARRIDALKDGKLGMRFLVKEIGPADPAASKSFKLKGHEWLRAFTSEVR
- a CDS encoding C1 family peptidase, translated to MKIKELRKMLKDENARWTLPTDIADETEMEAISQPFSLGGLPPAPGALTARLPRMRRAAEAAFALWQPNTHRLTRPTVKALPQSWDWRNVQGHNWVSSPKNQGGCGSCVAFGVAAALESHQRIEMSQANLVIDTSEANLFFVNERQCLPGEPRYGWSIPPALDYLVDQGSCLEENYPYRDVDQNAELVLGTERTLKITGYDSTSQTSQMKRWLCEDGPLVTGFTVYQDFDVYWGGGANGVYTHHTGNVRGGHVVGVIGYDDTQSCWICKNSWGPTRGNDGCFRIGYGQCGIDGRMYLIQDVYDVITRDEIAYNPRTLRIVDEGAKGWLLTDGVSRMKMLDNKEDARNAMMVARRYTRQGFVGRDNSRQNRIDYITEYWAGSSGLPYEPLTKVDAIPYNPTKVVAEDIDADGWRLKEGNNWMLLAHDLNDALAVLRVVERYTKMCFIGRNNHRPNRKSYIMTYWE
- a CDS encoding alpha amylase C-terminal domain-containing protein, coding for MGAFPAQQGVSFRTWAPFASRVYVEGDFNSWSKTATALKSEGSGYWSITVINAKVADEYKFVVANRDTGEVLEKNDPYAREVTNSVGNSVVADPNFNWTATGYVTPPWNEMVVYEVHVGSFTVDQSTPVKRGTFRSLATKLPYLRDLGVNAIEVMPSGEFPMDVSLGYNVAYPFAIESSYGGPNGFRQFIDAAHQYGIAVILDVVYNHFGPSDLDGGLRRFDGWSEDNGDGIYFYNDWRRVTEWGPRPDYGRPEVRQYIKENAQRWCETRYVDGLRWDATNTIRNVYADNNDPDHDLADGWRLMQEINDSLAAQPLWNMKISIAEDMKDNEWLTKHTRDGGAGFDSQWDASFVHSVRQSVITARDEDRDMNSVGNALMHRYNGDVFERVVYSESHDEVMSGKARVPEDIWPGNAGSWYSQKRSTLAATLVLTAPGIPMIFQGQEFMEDGWFQDSKPLDWSKQWKYAGILNLYRDLIHLRRNWFDNTRGLRSQSINVFHINNSDKLIAFHRWGNGGSHDDVIVVANFANRSYDCYNLGLPREGLWRVRFNSDWGGYSADFGNHPSYDITARPGSMDGLPYNGGVSIGPYTAVILSQG
- a CDS encoding S8 family serine peptidase, which produces MRPLFGVSEDRIAHEIMAMPSAAYAEIPDLSVYYRVDAPESKLDRLAAKLRKSKFVTAAYVKPPAEPAQFQLSIAAAPEEAPPSSPDFTSRQQYLDAAPVGIDAQYAWTQPGGGGAGVKIIDVEGAWNFSHEDLLLNQGGVVGGTPTTDPHWRNHGTAVAGEFSGDRNTFGITGICPDANLRAISVFGGSAWGSAPAIRQAATMLGPGDIILIELHRGGPRATGSGQFGYIAIEWWPDDFAAIQFATSKGVIVVEAAGNGEQNLDDPVYNNPAAGFPSDWTNPFNRANRDSGAILAGAGNPPVGTHGRNTEPIYGQPYVDRARCSFSNYGTAVDVQGWGWEVTSTGYGDLQGGSNENLYYTDTFSGTSSASPIIVGTLGCVQGWRRATGATPWTPAQARNYLRTTGSPQQAAPSRPVSQRVGNRPDLRQLIKPVIICAPAPKPCVPAPIICKVAPKPCPPAPIICKVAPKPCPPAPIICKLGPKPCPVAPKLCPPAPIVCAAGPKSCPTAPKLICPPAPKLVCPPAPLASCPPAPKGGCIGGPMIVDPIDIKDVREIKKGPRKRRK